One Georgenia wutianyii DNA segment encodes these proteins:
- a CDS encoding nucleoside/nucleotide kinase family protein codes for MAATTRPVVLSADVPTLVARARAMLAGEGRRVLGLAGPPGAGKSTLAAELVAALAPHAALVPMDGFHLSNAVLHALGRRGRKGAPDTFDAAGYAHLLARLRDPREGTVYAPDFDRTLDEPVAAGIPVGPEVRLVVTEGNYLLLDDPAWRAAAAHLDATWYVDLEDEERRRRLRARHEAHGMDPRAAAAWTLGTDEPNAALVRAVRDRADLVLTLREAASG; via the coding sequence ATGGCCGCAACGACCCGTCCCGTCGTCCTGTCCGCGGACGTGCCCACGCTCGTCGCGCGCGCCCGGGCGATGCTCGCGGGCGAGGGCCGCCGGGTCCTCGGGCTCGCCGGGCCACCCGGCGCGGGGAAGTCGACCCTGGCCGCCGAGCTCGTCGCGGCGCTGGCCCCCCACGCCGCGCTCGTCCCGATGGACGGCTTCCACCTGAGCAACGCGGTGCTCCACGCGCTCGGCCGGCGCGGCCGCAAGGGCGCCCCGGACACCTTCGACGCCGCCGGCTACGCCCACCTGCTCGCCCGGCTGCGCGACCCCCGGGAGGGCACCGTCTACGCACCGGACTTCGACCGCACGCTGGACGAGCCGGTCGCGGCGGGCATCCCCGTCGGGCCCGAGGTGCGGCTCGTGGTGACGGAGGGCAACTACCTCCTGCTCGACGACCCGGCCTGGCGGGCGGCCGCGGCCCACCTCGACGCCACCTGGTACGTCGACCTCGAGGACGAGGAGCGGCGCCGCCGGTTGCGGGCACGGCACGAGGCCCACGGGATGGACCCGCGGGCCGCCGCCGCGTGGACGCTGGGCACCGACGAGCCGAACGCCGCGCTCGTGCGCGCGGTGCGGGACAGGGCCGACCTCGTCCTCACCCTGCGCGAGGCCGCGTCGGGCTAG
- a CDS encoding amino-acid N-acetyltransferase has protein sequence MSTTSGAYPDGPADPSVIVRPALPADARRIYDLVTPYAQERILIAKELISYFEAIQEFLVAELPGEDGTWEVVGCGALHVMWDDIAEVRTLAVSQEHQRRGVGRHVLSALLERARILGLRRVFCLTFEVDFFQQLGFRVIEGTPVGTDVFAQMLRSHDDGIAEFLDLARVKPNTLGNSRMLLELD, from the coding sequence ATGAGCACGACGAGTGGCGCCTACCCGGACGGCCCCGCCGACCCCTCGGTCATCGTCCGTCCCGCCCTGCCGGCCGACGCCCGCCGCATCTACGACCTCGTCACCCCCTACGCGCAGGAGCGCATCCTCATCGCCAAGGAGCTCATCAGCTACTTCGAGGCGATCCAGGAGTTCCTCGTCGCGGAGCTCCCGGGGGAGGACGGCACGTGGGAGGTCGTCGGGTGCGGCGCCCTGCACGTCATGTGGGACGACATCGCCGAGGTCCGCACGCTCGCCGTCTCCCAGGAGCACCAGCGGCGCGGGGTGGGCCGCCACGTGCTCAGCGCTCTCCTCGAGCGGGCGAGGATCCTGGGGCTGCGGCGGGTCTTCTGCCTCACCTTCGAGGTCGACTTCTTCCAGCAGCTGGGGTTCCGGGTCATCGAGGGCACCCCGGTGGGGACCGACGTCTTCGCCCAGATGCTGCGCTCCCACGACGACGGCATCGCCGAGTTCCTCGACCTCGCCCGGGTCAAGCCCAACACCCTGGGCAACTCCCGGATGCTCCTCGAGCTCGACTAG
- a CDS encoding Fur family transcriptional regulator: protein MPTDHAELLRAADLRVTAPRLAVLAEVAAQPHATADDVRRGVHERLGTVSTQAVYDVLHALTDARLLRRIEPEGSPGRYELNRGDNHHHVVCRSCGDIGDVPCAVGHAPCLTPSTDHGFTVDTAEVLYWGTCPTCR, encoded by the coding sequence ATGCCCACAGACCACGCCGAGCTGCTCCGCGCCGCCGACCTCCGGGTCACCGCGCCGCGGCTCGCCGTGCTCGCGGAGGTCGCGGCCCAGCCGCACGCCACGGCGGACGACGTCCGGCGCGGGGTGCACGAGCGCCTGGGCACGGTGTCGACGCAGGCCGTCTACGACGTCCTGCACGCGCTCACCGACGCGCGGCTCCTGCGGCGGATCGAGCCCGAGGGCTCACCCGGCCGCTACGAGCTCAACCGGGGGGACAACCACCACCACGTGGTGTGCCGGTCCTGCGGCGACATCGGCGACGTGCCGTGCGCCGTCGGGCACGCCCCGTGCCTGACCCCCAGTACCGACCACGGGTTCACGGTCGACACCGCCGAGGTCCTCTACTGGGGGACGTGCCCCACCTGCCGCTGA
- a CDS encoding catalase, protein MTQNAPGPQPTGSTTGFGMPNASDRNSLSLGSNGPLLLHDVRLVETLAHFNRERVPERNPHAKGAGAFGTFTTTEDVSRYTKAALFQPGAKTEMLARFSTVAGEQGSPDTWRDVRGFSLKFYTSEGNYDLVGNNTPVFFLRDPMKFPHFIRSQKRLPGSGLRDNTMQWDFWTQNPESAHQVTYLMGVRGLPRTWRHMNGYGSHTYMWVNAQGERFWVKYHFHTDQGMEFLSNEEAEALAGSDADYHRRDLYEAIERGENPSWTLSVQVMPYADAKTYRFNPFDLTKVWPHADYPLIKVGTMELNRNPQNFFAEIEQAAFAPSNTVPGIGVSPDKMLLGRVFSYADAQRARIGTNYHQLPVNRPIVETNDYLIDGNMTFTHSGTAPVYAPNSYGRPYADQTGPVEDGWEADGDMVRSAYALHSEDDDFGQAGTLVREVFDDAQREQLVRTVTGSLLGGVQEPVLSNAFQYWKNVDQSIGERIEAAYWAGKGDEHVGGDPLAPTTDAQLDSARA, encoded by the coding sequence ATGACCCAGAACGCCCCCGGCCCCCAGCCCACGGGTTCGACGACCGGCTTCGGCATGCCGAACGCCTCGGACCGCAACTCGCTGTCCCTGGGCAGCAACGGCCCGCTGCTGCTCCACGACGTCCGCCTCGTCGAGACGCTCGCGCACTTCAACCGCGAGCGCGTGCCGGAGCGCAACCCGCACGCCAAGGGCGCCGGCGCGTTCGGCACCTTCACCACCACCGAGGACGTCAGCCGCTACACCAAGGCCGCCCTCTTCCAGCCGGGTGCCAAGACCGAGATGCTCGCCCGCTTCTCGACCGTCGCCGGTGAGCAGGGCTCGCCCGACACGTGGCGCGACGTCCGCGGCTTCTCGCTGAAGTTCTACACCTCCGAGGGCAACTACGACCTCGTCGGCAACAACACCCCCGTCTTCTTCCTGCGCGACCCGATGAAGTTCCCCCACTTCATCCGCTCGCAGAAGCGTCTGCCGGGCTCCGGCCTGCGCGACAACACCATGCAGTGGGACTTCTGGACGCAGAACCCGGAGTCGGCCCACCAGGTCACCTACCTCATGGGTGTGCGCGGCCTGCCCCGCACGTGGCGCCACATGAACGGCTACGGCTCGCACACCTACATGTGGGTCAACGCCCAGGGTGAGCGTTTCTGGGTGAAGTACCACTTCCACACCGACCAGGGCATGGAGTTCCTCAGCAACGAGGAGGCCGAGGCGCTGGCCGGCTCGGACGCCGACTACCACCGTCGCGACCTCTACGAGGCGATCGAGCGCGGCGAGAACCCCTCGTGGACGCTGTCGGTCCAGGTCATGCCGTACGCGGACGCGAAGACCTACCGGTTCAACCCCTTCGACCTCACCAAGGTGTGGCCGCACGCGGACTACCCGCTCATCAAGGTCGGCACGATGGAGCTCAACCGCAACCCGCAGAACTTCTTCGCGGAGATCGAGCAGGCCGCCTTCGCGCCGTCGAACACCGTCCCGGGCATCGGGGTCTCCCCCGACAAGATGCTCCTCGGCCGCGTGTTCTCCTACGCCGACGCCCAGCGCGCCCGCATCGGGACGAACTACCACCAGCTCCCGGTGAACAGGCCGATCGTCGAGACCAACGACTACCTCATCGACGGCAACATGACGTTCACCCACTCGGGCACCGCCCCCGTGTACGCGCCGAACTCCTACGGCCGTCCCTACGCCGACCAGACCGGCCCGGTCGAGGACGGCTGGGAGGCCGACGGCGACATGGTCCGCAGCGCCTACGCGCTGCACTCCGAGGACGACGACTTCGGCCAGGCCGGCACCCTCGTCCGCGAGGTGTTCGACGACGCGCAGCGTGAGCAGCTCGTCCGGACCGTCACCGGCTCGCTCCTCGGCGGGGTGCAGGAGCCGGTCCTGTCCAACGCCTTCCAGTACTGGAAGAACGTCGACCAGAGCATCGGTGAGCGCATCGAGGCCGCCTACTGGGCGGGCAAGGGCGACGAGCACGTCGGTGGCGACCCGCTCGCCCCGACGACCGACGCCCAGCTCGACTCGGCCCGGGCCTGA
- a CDS encoding hemerythrin domain-containing protein — protein sequence MATTCDASGMAEIHRMFRAGFREGPALVAGVAEGDAAHADAVGDHLSLLSGSLHSHHEFEDENLWDTLSSRAPACALHVGRMRGQHAQMLVHLTALDEALPAWRASGRGADAEPVLAALGRIDAGLAEHLPDEEEHIVPVMEQVLTQPEVDAGSAHGRRSTPRGKAFEMIGAIMAAQPDGGVEWQRKHMPAPLRLVWRTVGRSRYAAARSRLAPR from the coding sequence ATGGCCACGACGTGCGACGCGAGCGGCATGGCGGAGATCCACCGGATGTTCCGTGCCGGCTTCCGGGAGGGGCCCGCGCTCGTCGCGGGAGTGGCGGAGGGCGACGCCGCCCACGCCGACGCCGTCGGGGACCACCTGTCCCTGCTGTCCGGCTCCCTGCACTCCCACCACGAGTTCGAGGACGAGAACCTGTGGGACACGCTGAGCAGCCGGGCGCCCGCCTGCGCGCTCCACGTCGGGCGGATGAGGGGCCAGCACGCCCAGATGCTCGTCCACCTCACCGCGCTGGACGAGGCCCTGCCCGCCTGGCGGGCGAGCGGCCGCGGCGCCGACGCCGAACCGGTGCTGGCGGCCCTCGGGCGGATCGACGCGGGACTCGCGGAGCACCTGCCGGACGAGGAGGAGCACATCGTCCCGGTGATGGAGCAGGTGCTCACCCAGCCGGAGGTCGACGCCGGGTCCGCCCACGGGCGGCGCTCGACGCCGCGCGGCAAGGCCTTCGAGATGATCGGCGCCATCATGGCCGCCCAGCCTGACGGCGGCGTGGAGTGGCAGCGCAAGCACATGCCCGCGCCGCTGCGCCTGGTGTGGCGCACGGTGGGGCGCTCCCGCTACGCGGCCGCGCGCTCCCGCCTGGCGCCGCGGTAG